Proteins encoded together in one Lysinibacter cavernae window:
- the murC gene encoding UDP-N-acetylmuramate--L-alanine ligase translates to MIYPDLTLELPETVSTVHFIGIGGSGMSGIARLFLDAGHTVTGSDAAENANVIALRERGVRIAIGHDAANLGDADTVVITGALWPTNPEYVLATKRGLPILHRSQALTWLVAKQRLVAVAGAHGKTTSTGMIVSGLLALGQDPSFVNGGVIESLGVSSGAGADPLFVVEADESDGSFLIYDTSIALITNVDPEHLDYYGSRENFMKAFVTFASNASELVVISSDDAGAREVSAQLDPDRLLTFGEDDSADVRLHSVLTDGPVGFTVNYQGVDYSARLTVPGHHNAVNAAGAFAVLVALGNEPAAALAAIATFGGTRRRFELHATIGGVSVLDDYAHHPTEVEALLRSARTVVGEGRVIAVHQPHLYSRTHLFAQEFATALEELADHTVVLAVCGAREEPVPGVTGEIVSEKFADQSKVAYIDEWQDAADYIAKVAEPGDFVITMGCGDVYRIIPQVREALEDRWS, encoded by the coding sequence ATGATCTACCCGGATCTCACTCTCGAACTGCCAGAAACCGTTTCGACCGTTCACTTCATTGGTATCGGCGGCTCTGGCATGAGCGGCATTGCGAGGCTCTTTCTTGATGCCGGGCACACCGTCACGGGGTCTGATGCTGCCGAGAATGCCAACGTGATTGCGCTGAGAGAGCGCGGAGTTCGCATCGCGATTGGTCACGATGCTGCCAACCTTGGAGACGCCGATACGGTTGTCATCACCGGAGCTCTCTGGCCAACAAACCCCGAGTATGTTCTTGCGACAAAACGGGGCCTTCCCATTTTGCATCGCTCTCAGGCGCTGACCTGGCTGGTTGCTAAACAACGGCTCGTCGCCGTCGCTGGGGCGCACGGCAAGACCACATCGACCGGCATGATCGTCAGCGGACTCCTCGCACTCGGACAAGATCCCAGCTTTGTGAATGGTGGGGTTATCGAATCGCTCGGCGTGAGCTCAGGTGCAGGGGCCGATCCACTGTTTGTTGTTGAGGCCGATGAATCTGATGGGTCGTTCCTCATTTACGACACTTCTATTGCGCTCATTACCAATGTTGATCCAGAGCACCTTGACTACTATGGTTCCCGCGAAAACTTCATGAAGGCCTTTGTAACCTTCGCGAGCAATGCCAGCGAACTCGTTGTCATCTCTTCCGATGACGCGGGTGCGCGAGAGGTCAGCGCCCAGCTTGACCCCGACCGTCTGCTCACATTTGGTGAGGATGACTCTGCCGATGTGCGGCTGCACTCTGTTCTCACTGATGGTCCAGTTGGCTTCACCGTGAACTATCAGGGCGTTGATTACTCAGCCCGTTTAACCGTTCCTGGTCACCATAACGCGGTCAACGCAGCGGGCGCTTTTGCCGTACTTGTGGCTCTTGGAAACGAGCCTGCTGCTGCGCTTGCCGCTATCGCGACGTTTGGCGGTACACGGCGTCGGTTTGAGCTGCACGCCACGATTGGCGGAGTCTCGGTCCTCGACGACTATGCGCATCACCCAACCGAGGTTGAAGCGCTGCTGCGTTCCGCGCGCACGGTTGTTGGTGAAGGTCGCGTGATCGCTGTGCACCAGCCGCACCTCTACAGCCGCACGCATCTGTTTGCGCAGGAATTTGCCACCGCCCTCGAAGAGCTGGCTGACCACACGGTTGTGCTGGCGGTCTGCGGCGCCCGCGAAGAGCCGGTACCAGGGGTTACGGGCGAGATCGTCTCGGAGAAATTCGCAGATCAGTCGAAGGTTGCCT
- a CDS encoding UDP-N-acetylglucosamine--N-acetylmuramyl-(pentapeptide) pyrophosphoryl-undecaprenol N-acetylglucosamine transferase, with protein sequence MTTYLLAGGGTAGHVNPLLAVADELRATEPESTILVLGTAEGLEARLVPERGYELLTIARVPFPRRPNAAAVTFVPRYLGAVKRVREIITANSVDVVVGFGGYASAPAYRAARQTKTPYVIHEANAKPGMANASGARNTPFVGVAFEGTKIAHARFVGMPLRSEIATLDRAATRAEARAYFGLEADRPTILVTGGSQGARQINRAVADAAPALIAAGNQILHVWGQRTEIEDPEIEHYSIIPYCDRMDLALAAADLAISRSGAATASELTGLGIPAVYVPYPHGNGEQRFNVAGVVEAGGAMLVEDAQLTGHWLIHNVLPLLEKPESLAAMGERAAAVGVLDGTQRTVRLVHEALGR encoded by the coding sequence ATGACCACCTATTTACTGGCCGGTGGGGGCACAGCTGGACACGTTAACCCCTTGCTCGCGGTTGCAGACGAACTCCGCGCGACAGAACCAGAATCGACGATTCTTGTCCTCGGTACGGCGGAGGGACTCGAGGCTCGGCTTGTGCCCGAGCGCGGCTATGAGCTGCTCACGATTGCGCGCGTTCCGTTTCCGCGCAGGCCAAATGCCGCAGCAGTAACTTTTGTCCCTCGTTACCTCGGGGCCGTCAAGCGCGTTCGTGAGATCATTACGGCCAATAGTGTGGACGTTGTTGTTGGCTTTGGCGGTTACGCCTCGGCACCCGCCTACCGGGCTGCGCGCCAGACGAAGACTCCGTACGTTATCCACGAGGCCAACGCAAAGCCGGGGATGGCGAACGCCTCAGGGGCTCGCAACACTCCATTCGTTGGGGTCGCATTTGAGGGCACCAAGATCGCGCATGCCCGCTTTGTTGGCATGCCGTTGCGGTCCGAAATTGCGACGCTCGATCGTGCGGCAACGCGTGCTGAAGCCCGAGCGTATTTTGGGCTTGAGGCAGACCGCCCAACGATTCTTGTGACCGGAGGTTCTCAGGGCGCGCGCCAGATTAACCGCGCTGTCGCTGACGCTGCCCCCGCGCTTATTGCGGCGGGAAACCAGATTTTGCACGTGTGGGGACAGCGCACCGAGATCGAGGACCCCGAGATTGAGCATTATTCGATCATCCCGTATTGCGACCGCATGGATCTTGCCCTTGCCGCTGCTGACCTTGCGATTTCTCGTTCGGGGGCCGCAACCGCGAGTGAACTGACCGGTCTCGGGATCCCGGCTGTCTATGTTCCCTACCCGCACGGAAACGGCGAGCAGCGCTTTAACGTTGCCGGCGTTGTGGAGGCCGGTGGCGCGATGCTGGTTGAGGACGCCCAGCTGACCGGGCACTGGCTCATCCATAATGTGTTGCCGCTTCTTGAAAAGCCGGAGTCGCTTGCGGCGATGGGGGAGCGCGCCGCCGCGGTTGGCGTGCTCGACGGAACGCAGCGCACGGTCCGGCTTGTTCACGAAGCGCTCGGCCGTTAG
- the ftsW gene encoding putative lipid II flippase FtsW, which yields MATPPRSRTQPNSASPGPEGLQSRINLGSSMRAETGTFFLVLGTTLFLVALGLTMVLSSSSITSYVGDQGFFGVFLRQTMFAAIGIPLMLILSRFPISFWKRWAWHFFGLGILLQLLVFVPGIGIEVYGNRNWISVAGIRGQPSEFLKLAMVVWMGTVLWRKRGLLGDWKHALIPVLPGAGLAIVTVIAGHDLGTGIIMFAIVMAALYFADIKLRILAIPLSLSLLTIGVLAATSENRVGRILNFWNEKCVDFSGLCWQPQHALGAMATGGLFGVGLGNSKTKWSWLPAADNDYIFSIIGEELGMVGAIVVVLLYVVLAIGLLRIMRTARDSFGVIVTGSVLVWIVGQAFVNIAVVIGLLPVLGVPLPLLSSGGTALISCMLAIGVVLSIARDAADAAAEESGVPGERSTLPRFTIPFRKLRGKKQ from the coding sequence ATGGCAACTCCGCCTCGCAGTAGAACCCAGCCCAATTCGGCTTCCCCCGGCCCCGAAGGCTTGCAGTCACGCATCAACCTCGGCAGCTCGATGCGCGCCGAAACGGGCACGTTCTTTTTGGTGCTTGGAACAACACTGTTTCTTGTGGCCCTTGGGCTCACAATGGTTCTTTCTTCGTCCTCAATCACGTCCTACGTTGGCGATCAGGGCTTCTTTGGGGTGTTTCTGAGGCAAACAATGTTTGCGGCTATCGGCATCCCGCTGATGCTCATCCTGAGCCGCTTCCCGATCTCGTTTTGGAAACGCTGGGCCTGGCATTTTTTTGGCCTCGGCATCCTGCTTCAGCTGCTGGTATTTGTTCCCGGCATCGGTATTGAGGTCTATGGAAACCGAAACTGGATTAGCGTTGCCGGTATCCGAGGTCAGCCGTCTGAGTTTTTGAAGCTTGCCATGGTGGTCTGGATGGGTACCGTGCTGTGGCGCAAGCGAGGTCTGCTTGGCGATTGGAAACACGCGCTTATTCCTGTGCTTCCCGGCGCCGGTCTCGCGATCGTTACGGTCATCGCCGGTCACGACCTCGGAACCGGAATCATCATGTTCGCCATCGTCATGGCGGCCCTCTATTTTGCGGATATTAAGCTGCGCATCCTTGCCATCCCGCTCTCGCTCAGCCTGCTCACTATTGGTGTGCTCGCGGCGACAAGTGAAAACCGCGTTGGCCGTATCCTCAACTTCTGGAACGAAAAATGTGTCGACTTCAGCGGCCTGTGCTGGCAGCCGCAACACGCGCTTGGGGCCATGGCAACGGGTGGCTTGTTTGGCGTAGGGCTTGGGAATTCAAAAACCAAATGGTCGTGGTTGCCTGCCGCGGATAACGACTATATTTTCTCCATTATTGGCGAAGAGCTTGGCATGGTTGGTGCCATCGTTGTTGTGCTGCTTTATGTTGTGCTTGCCATCGGATTGCTCCGCATTATGCGAACCGCTCGTGACAGCTTCGGCGTCATTGTGACTGGTTCTGTGCTCGTTTGGATTGTTGGACAAGCGTTCGTGAATATTGCGGTTGTTATCGGATTGCTGCCAGTTCTTGGGGTTCCTTTGCCCTTGCTTTCGTCAGGGGGGACAGCTCTGATCTCTTGTATGCTCGCAATCGGGGTTGTGCTCTCGATTGCGAGGGATGCCGCCGATGCTGCCGCCGAAGAATCGGGCGTGCCAGGCGAACGGTCAACCCTTCCACGATTTACCATTCCATTCCGAAAGCTACGGGGCAAGAAGCAATGA